A genomic segment from Ptychodera flava strain L36383 chromosome 8, AS_Pfla_20210202, whole genome shotgun sequence encodes:
- the LOC139139431 gene encoding VWFA and cache domain-containing protein 1-like, producing the protein MKNSIKTRGNNALNTDALMILYISSGHTSGSEEVKTVMNTIVDENAKLNNKVIIMTYALVEDGKTGLDELAFLRDMAEQNSDKYQVIPSQLETMPRKKGIMTVLNIISNLPSTVGRFYSILPNNMSTEPVFTLPYMDNIGKGLIMTITQTCYYNNRLLGIVGVDLNMGDVLEDVTYFEEGELSYAFMIDNQGYTLQHPTLPRPCFVNYQPMHADISHFEQVPGFSKIRQSLLNGESDSMMLEVPSNATLTQKKGKDTTLALYTWRKIDGTHYSVCIVLVEQDFDMKHLRHINVPTDDKVVYHRLDALPTESQCMHLKQLATKESNTMMLSAGSFTAPFEHLSQDETKRMVQHYMAYLNDNTRLIVNPGLKVWNITLIPMTTVKCDKHDGYSTSDEIGHLYLRCLLQTVLKTIFSNSPRILHLFLSSTQWLLSSQCF; encoded by the exons ATGAAGAATTCCATCAAGACACGCGGCAACAATGCCTTGAACACAG ATGCGTTGATGATCTTGTACATCAGCTCAGGACACACATCAGGGTCTGAAGAAGTGAAAACTGTCATGAACACTATCGTTGATGAGAATGCCAAGTTGAATAACAAAGTGATCATCATGACGTATGCACTTGTCGAGG ATGGTAAGACGGGATTGGATGAGCTGGCGTTTCTGCGTGACATGGCAGAACAGAACAGTGACAAGTACCAGGTGATCCCATCACAACTTGAAACAATGCCGCGGAAG AAAGGAATCATGACGGTATTAAACATCATCAGTAACTTACCATCCACTGTGGGGAGATTTTACTCAATCTTACCAAATAACATGAGTACAGAGCCTGTTTTTACGCTACCATACATGGATAACATTGGCAAAG GCCTGATCATGACAATCACACAAACCTGTTACTATAACAACCGTCTCCTTGGAATCGTGGGTGTGGACCTGAACATGGGTGACGTACTTGAAGATGTGACCTACTTTGAAGAGGGAGAGCTGTCCTATGCCTTCATGATTGACAATCAAG GTTACACACTTCAGCATCCAACACTGCCCAGGCCATGTTTTGTCAACTACCAACCCATGCATGCGGACATCAGTCACTTTGAACAAGTGCCAGGCTTTTCCAAAATCCGACAATCATTGCTGAA TGGAGAGAGTGATAGCATGATGTTAGAGGTACCAAGCAATGCCACCTTGACACAGAAGAAGGGTAAAGACACTACACTGGCACTGTACACATGGAGGAAGATTGACGGCACTCACTACTCTGTGTGTATTGTCTTGGTAGAACAGGACTTTGATATGAAACACCTCAGACACATCAATG TACCAACTGATGATAAAGTGGTCTATCACAGACTAGATGCCCTGCCTACTGAATCACAGTGTATGCATCTTAAACAACTTGCCACCAAAG AATCCAACACAATGATGTTGTCAGCTGGAAGTTTCACGGCACCGTTTGAACATCTGAGTCAAGACGAGACTAAAAGAATGGTACAGCATTACATGGCATATCTCAATGACAACACCAGACTCATCGTCAATCCTGGACTCAAGGTATGGAATATTACTCTCATCCCCATGACAACAGTGAAATGTGACAAGCATGATGGCTACTCCACATCAGATGAAATTGGTCATCTTTACCTGAGATGCCTTTTGCAGACAGTGTTGAAAACAATCTTTTCCAATTCCCCTCGTATTTTACATCTCTTTCTGTCTAGCACACAATGGCTACTTTCATCCCAGTGTTTTTAG